One genomic region from Deltaproteobacteria bacterium encodes:
- a CDS encoding cysteine hydrolase encodes MSVSTLPKGKVAILVMDCQNDIVHEQGKFGGALTGGSMPRTIKERNIFGNIKKLMVAGRAAKVPIIHVRHTYRPDYADLPSNIGVLRAIKKAQALQDGTWGAEIHADLTPDSSDWVITKTRVSSFYASQLEGILQAQGITHLVLTGIATDGVVEGTARDGADRGYYIFIPDDCCAGTTEEAHRVILGGILGALTTVCKSDEVVQALAK; translated from the coding sequence ATGAGTGTGTCTACACTCCCGAAAGGTAAGGTTGCAATCCTGGTCATGGATTGCCAAAACGACATCGTGCATGAACAAGGAAAATTTGGCGGTGCCCTCACTGGCGGTTCGATGCCCAGGACCATTAAAGAGCGTAATATCTTTGGCAACATCAAAAAACTGATGGTCGCTGGGCGAGCCGCCAAGGTACCGATTATCCACGTGCGTCATACCTATCGACCTGACTATGCGGATCTGCCCAGCAATATTGGTGTCTTGCGAGCGATCAAGAAAGCCCAGGCGCTTCAAGACGGAACCTGGGGAGCGGAAATCCATGCGGACCTCACTCCCGACTCATCGGATTGGGTGATTACCAAAACACGGGTCAGCTCTTTTTACGCCAGTCAACTGGAAGGCATTCTCCAGGCGCAAGGAATTACCCATCTCGTGTTGACCGGTATTGCAACTGATGGAGTGGTTGAAGGCACCGCACGTGACGGAGCCGACCGAGGGTATTACATTTTCATTCCGGACGACTGCTGCGCGGGGACGACAGAAGAAGCACATCGAGTGATCCTCGGTGGAATTCTCGGGGCGCTAACGACGGTGTGTAAGTCGGACGAAGTAGTTCAAGCGCTTGCTAAATAA